In a single window of the Bactrocera dorsalis isolate Fly_Bdor chromosome 2, ASM2337382v1, whole genome shotgun sequence genome:
- the LOC105226620 gene encoding LOW QUALITY PROTEIN: dopamine receptor 2 (The sequence of the model RefSeq protein was modified relative to this genomic sequence to represent the inferred CDS: inserted 2 bases in 1 codon), whose translation MRVWPSDANSDEDXYAIIWAIPAGTKNGNGNNSLHKIATNVPLMMTRNEIHNRMAQKMPYAMYYSANRHDNNNSPYDTGNSSAQLLHAPTINTVTTLNDSTHTSTVMYDEQNLEDINRSLLLTTAVSATATPASGSNNSSPLQTGFMANNTNNVATAIDADEEWARFYDLMLSWQGICLIAVFSTFIVVTIIGNTLVILAVITTRRLKTVTNCFVMSLAIADLLVGIFVMPPAVAVHLIGSWRLGWVLCDIWISLDVLLCTASILSLCAISVDRYLAVTQPLTYSRRRRSKRLAFIMILVVWVLALAITCPPMLGWYEPGRRDLSECRYNQNEGYVIFSAMGSFFIPMAVMIYVYARISCVISSRHDHMTDISVHNKKFKRYTAADVENDIDHDFSEQELSSGQRKQAAARTFSNQTIAKELHDVMLCEGEAGGATTTAATDGSGNDNGNGGGGGGSSPQCHSLLALSTANAKNSCYELTRPSSLRRTPTSSSTTTVMTSGCGGGGGLNIPAVGNTSLSDQHWPARTLSVRHHHHFGASGGGSGSGLNAIASAASATTSPHLQPEAAALTRHTRIQQQHHHHHAKSLSNRITSLKKENKTTQTLSIVVGGFIACWLPFFVYYLITPFLEEHQVSRTLAKGLTWLGWFNSAINPFIYAFYSVDFRAAFWRLTCKRFFSVSMKPQFPTNTMSIRR comes from the exons ATGAGAGTTTGGCCTTCCGATGCAAATTCCGACGAAGA CTACGCCATCATCTGGGCAATACCAGCTGGCACGAAGAATGGCAATGGAAATAACTCGTTGCACAAAATCGCTACTAATGTCCCGTTAATGATGACGCGTAACGAAATTCACAATCGAATGGCACAAAAAATGCCATATGCGATGTATTACAGCGCCAATCgccacgacaacaacaatagtccCTATGATACTGGCAACAGTAGCGCGCAGCTGCTACATGCACCCACAATAAACACAGTGACAACACTAAATGATTCGACACACACGAGTACGGTCATGTATGACGAGCAAAACCTGGAAGACATCAATCGCTCACTCTTGCTGACGACAGCTGTCAGCGCCACCGCAACGCCCGccagcggcagcaacaacagcagtccGCTTCAAACGGGGTTTATGGCCAACAACACTAATAATGTCGCAACTGCCATTGACGCGGACGAGGAATGGGCGCGGTTCTACGACCTGATGCTGTCGTGGCAGGGCATTTGTCTAATTGCTGTCTTCAGCACTTTCATTGTGGTTACCATCATCGGCAACACTCTCGTCATATTGGCCGTCATAACAACGCGTCGCTTAAAAACGGTCACCAACTGCTTCGTTATGAGCTTGGCCATCGCTGACCTTCTGGTGGGTATATTTGTGATGCCACCCGCTGTAGCTGTCCACTTGATAG GCTCCTGGCGTCTGGGATGGGTGCTCTGCGACATTTGGATATCACTGGATGTGCTGCTCTGTACGGCATCTATACTGAGCCTGTGCGCCATCAGCGTCGACAG GTACTTGGCCGTTACGCAACCTCTGACCTATTCACGCAGAAGACGCTCCAAGCGATTGGCGTTCATAATGATTCTGGTTGTTTGGGTCCTGGCTTTGGCTATCACGTGCCCGCCAATGTTGGGTTG GTACGAGCCAGGGCGACGTGACCTAAGCGAGTGTCGTTACAATCAGAACGAAGGATATGTGATTTTCTCCGCCATGGGCTCATTCTTCATTCCGATGGCCGTTATGATTTATGTTTATGCGAGAATTTCATGTGTTATTTCGTCGCGCCATGACCACATGACGGACATCAGCGTACATAATAAG AAGTTCAAGCGTTACACAGCCGCCGATGTAGAAAATGACATTGACCATGACTTCTCTGAGCAGGAGCTCAGTTCGGGCCAACGAAAGCAGGCAGCAGCCCGTACATTTTCAAACCAAACCATCGCCAAGGAGTTGCATGACGTGATGCTGTGCGAAGGTGAGGCTGGCGGCGCCACTACCACGGCAGCTACTGACGGCAGTGGCAATGATAATGGCaacggtggtggtggtggtggttcgTCGCCTCAATGTCACTCTTTACTTGCTCTAAGCACAGCGAATGCCAAGAATAGTTGCTATGAATTAACGCGTCCGTCGTCTTTAAGGCGGACCCCGACATCGTCCTCCACCACAACCGTTATGACAAGCGGttgcggcggcggcggtggtcTGAACATTCCCGCAGTTGGCAATACAAGCTTAAGTGATCAACACTGGCCGGCACGTACGCTTAGCGTGCGACATCACCATCATTTTGGCGCTTCCGGCGGCGGCAGCGGCTCAGGCTTAAACGCGATTGCTTCTGCAGCCAGTGCGACCACATCGCCGCATTTGCAGCCGGAAGCAGCTGCACTGACACGTCATACACGcatacagcaacaacaccatCACCACCATGCCAAATCTCTTTCGAATCGCATCACTTCGCTGAAAAAGGAGAACAAAACTACGCAAACGCTGAGCATTGTTGTGGGCGGCTTCATCGCCTGTTGGCTACCGTTCTTCGTATACTATCTGATAACCCCTTTCCTGGAGGAGCATCAAGTAAGTCGAACGCTGGCGAAGGGACTCACTTGGCTGGGTTGGTTCAATAGCGCCATAAATCCCTTCATTTATGCCTTCTACAGTGTTGATTTTCGAGCGGCATTTTGGCGACTGACGTGCAAGCGCTTCTTCAGTGTCTCCATGAAACCGCAATTTCCAACGAACACTATGTCCATAAGACGATAG